One genomic segment of Allocatelliglobosispora scoriae includes these proteins:
- a CDS encoding cytochrome ubiquinol oxidase subunit I — protein sequence MDALDWARWQFGITTVYHFLFVPLTIGLSFLVAGMQTAWVRTRDDRWLRLTKLFGKLFLINIAMGVVTGIVQEFQFGMNWSAYSRFVGDIFGAPLAIEALLAFFLESTFIGLWIFGWEKLPRKAHLACIWLVAIGTALSAYFILAANSFMQNPVGFRFNPETKRAELTDFGAVLTNKVALITFPHTLAGAFLAAGALVAAVGLWHLIRRPGVDVRDYRSAVKVGAWTTLIATAAILLTGDIQGKIMTEVQPMKMAAAEALYETAQPAPFSILTIGTLDGTEPVWQIEIPGLLSFLATGDFNGKVEGINDLQAQYEAKYGPGNYKPIIPVTYWTFRAMIGFGLLAAAIALLALWTLRRGRVPTSTWLLRAALLLPLTPLAANAFGWIFTEMGRQPWIVFSQMRTADGVSPTVGAGSVITSLSVYTALYGILAVVEVGLLLKYAKAGLPDVVAPPEKPPLDDEDRPLAFAY from the coding sequence ATGGACGCACTCGACTGGGCACGGTGGCAGTTCGGCATCACCACCGTCTACCACTTTCTCTTCGTGCCCCTGACGATCGGCCTGTCGTTCCTGGTCGCGGGCATGCAGACCGCGTGGGTGCGGACCAGGGACGACCGCTGGCTGCGGCTGACGAAGCTCTTCGGGAAACTGTTCCTGATCAACATCGCGATGGGCGTCGTCACCGGCATCGTGCAGGAGTTCCAGTTCGGCATGAACTGGTCGGCCTACAGCCGGTTCGTCGGCGACATCTTCGGCGCGCCGCTGGCGATCGAGGCGCTGCTCGCGTTCTTCCTCGAGTCGACCTTCATCGGGCTGTGGATCTTCGGGTGGGAGAAGCTGCCCCGCAAGGCGCACCTCGCCTGCATCTGGCTGGTCGCGATCGGCACGGCGCTGTCGGCGTACTTCATCCTCGCCGCGAACTCCTTCATGCAGAACCCGGTCGGGTTCCGGTTCAACCCCGAGACCAAGCGGGCCGAGCTGACCGACTTCGGTGCGGTGCTGACCAACAAGGTCGCCCTGATCACCTTCCCGCACACCCTGGCCGGTGCGTTCCTCGCCGCCGGGGCCCTGGTCGCCGCCGTCGGGCTGTGGCACCTGATCCGGCGGCCCGGGGTCGACGTGCGCGACTACCGCAGCGCCGTCAAGGTCGGCGCCTGGACCACGCTGATCGCGACCGCCGCCATCCTGCTCACCGGCGACATCCAGGGCAAGATCATGACCGAGGTGCAGCCGATGAAGATGGCCGCCGCCGAAGCCCTCTACGAGACCGCGCAGCCCGCCCCGTTCTCCATCCTCACCATCGGCACCCTCGACGGCACCGAGCCCGTCTGGCAGATCGAGATCCCCGGGCTGCTGTCGTTCCTCGCCACCGGCGACTTCAACGGCAAGGTCGAGGGCATCAACGACCTGCAGGCGCAGTACGAGGCGAAGTACGGGCCCGGCAACTACAAACCGATCATCCCGGTCACCTACTGGACCTTCCGCGCCATGATCGGGTTCGGACTGCTCGCCGCCGCCATCGCGCTGCTGGCACTGTGGACGCTGCGCCGCGGCCGCGTACCCACCTCGACATGGCTGCTGCGCGCGGCGCTGCTGCTGCCCCTGACCCCGCTCGCCGCGAACGCCTTCGGGTGGATCTTCACCGAGATGGGCCGGCAGCCGTGGATCGTGTTCAGCCAGATGCGCACCGCCGACGGCGTCTCGCCGACCGTCGGCGCCGGCAGCGTCATCACGTCGCTGTCGGTCTACACCGCGCTCTACGGCATCCTCGCCGTCGTCGAGGTCGGGCTGCTGCTCAAGTACGCCAAAGCCGGCCTTCCCGACGTCGTGGCCCCGCCGGAGAAACCACCGCTGGACGACGAAGACCGCCCCCTGGCCTTCGCGTATTAA
- the cydB gene encoding cytochrome d ubiquinol oxidase subunit II, which produces MELTTVWFILIAILWTGYFVLEGFDFGVGMLLPVLGRTERERRVLINTIGPVWDGNEVWVLTAGGATFAAFPEWYATLFSGFYLPLLLILVSLIIRGVAFEYRGKRDDDRWRGRWDLCIIAGSAVPAFLWGVAFGNIFRGVKLGPGHEYIGTFWDLLNPYAVLGGVTTLLLFGLHGAIFVSLKTAGEIRDKARGFANGLGIAVAVVAVAFLSFTFAIRSRPASVVLGVLAAAALVGALLMVRRKREGWAFAGTAACIGLTVASLFTALFPYVMPSTGLDVFSLTVTNASSTPYTLKIMTWVAVVFTPIVLMYQGWTYWVFRKRIGVHHIPE; this is translated from the coding sequence ATGGAACTGACCACCGTCTGGTTCATCCTCATCGCGATCCTCTGGACCGGGTACTTCGTCCTGGAGGGCTTCGACTTCGGCGTCGGCATGCTCCTGCCGGTCCTGGGCCGCACCGAACGCGAGCGCCGCGTCCTGATCAACACCATCGGACCCGTCTGGGACGGCAACGAGGTCTGGGTCCTGACCGCGGGCGGCGCCACGTTCGCCGCGTTCCCCGAGTGGTACGCCACCCTGTTCAGCGGGTTCTACCTGCCGCTGCTGCTGATCCTGGTGTCGCTGATCATCCGCGGGGTGGCGTTCGAGTACCGCGGCAAGCGCGACGACGACCGCTGGCGCGGACGGTGGGACCTGTGCATCATCGCCGGATCGGCGGTCCCGGCGTTCCTGTGGGGCGTCGCGTTCGGCAACATCTTCCGCGGCGTGAAGCTCGGCCCCGGCCACGAGTACATCGGCACCTTCTGGGACCTGCTCAACCCGTACGCCGTCCTCGGCGGCGTCACCACGCTGCTGCTCTTCGGACTGCACGGGGCGATCTTCGTGTCGCTGAAGACCGCCGGGGAGATCCGGGACAAGGCCCGCGGGTTCGCCAACGGGCTGGGGATCGCAGTGGCGGTCGTCGCCGTGGCGTTCCTGTCGTTCACCTTCGCCATCCGCAGCCGTCCGGCGTCGGTGGTGCTGGGGGTGCTCGCGGCCGCGGCACTGGTGGGGGCCCTGCTGATGGTGCGGCGCAAGCGCGAGGGGTGGGCGTTCGCGGGGACCGCGGCGTGCATCGGGCTCACCGTGGCGAGCCTGTTCACGGCACTGTTCCCCTACGTGATGCCCTCGACCGGGCTGGACGTCTTCAGCCTCACGGTCACCAACGCGTCGTCCACGCCGTACACGCTGAAGATCATGACCTGGGTCGCGGTGGTGTTCACGCCGATCGTGCTCATGTACCAGGGCTGGACCTACTGGGTCTTCCGCAAGCGCATCGGCGTCCACCACATCCCGGAGTGA
- a CDS encoding alpha/beta hydrolase: MSGYLGADPDRLDALGQSLLAQAGSIDELRAGLGGQLYGTDWTGADAEETRADWETSHAPALGAAVDLLRAMSQALLHHAVQQRGASAADGASSGGVPAQRIPVSQIPHTGADPAAVRDWWAGLTQRQREDLMHHQPQRIGALDGIPAADRDTANRVLLEQLLRKDPHNPGLDALHDRLAGKHDPRAYLLGLAANGDGRAIVAINNPDESANVITYVPGTGADLSKIDGDLVRADRMAADANQLDPTRQTSAVLWLGYDAPDSIVPDAMNPGYAENAAGGLSRFQDGLRITHEGEPSHNSIIGHSYGSTTVGIAGRDQGLAVDDMIFVGSPGVGVDNAGDLGISSDHVWSTTAANDPIQYAVVPHPLAPIPSVIVNEARGELIHGLNPSRDEFGAHVFTSDPGTPLITTKHVSVQVPLLPVPPNPVWSGPTVEVGTDVPVGVDPHAHSEYWDSRNESRSNIARIATGNYDEVR, translated from the coding sequence ATGAGCGGCTATCTCGGCGCCGACCCCGACCGGCTCGACGCGCTCGGCCAGTCGCTGCTGGCCCAGGCGGGCAGCATCGACGAACTGCGGGCGGGCCTGGGCGGGCAGCTCTACGGCACCGACTGGACGGGGGCCGACGCGGAGGAGACCCGCGCGGACTGGGAGACCTCGCACGCACCCGCCCTCGGCGCCGCCGTCGACCTGCTGCGCGCCATGAGCCAGGCACTGCTCCACCACGCCGTGCAGCAGCGCGGTGCGAGCGCCGCCGACGGCGCGTCCTCGGGCGGCGTACCGGCGCAGCGGATCCCGGTGTCGCAGATCCCGCACACCGGCGCGGACCCGGCCGCGGTCCGGGACTGGTGGGCCGGGCTCACCCAGCGGCAGCGCGAAGACCTCATGCACCACCAGCCGCAGCGCATCGGCGCGCTCGACGGCATCCCCGCCGCCGACCGCGACACGGCCAACCGGGTCCTGCTGGAGCAGCTGCTGCGCAAGGACCCGCACAACCCCGGCCTCGACGCCCTGCACGACCGGCTCGCCGGGAAACACGACCCCCGCGCCTACCTGCTCGGGCTCGCCGCCAACGGCGACGGGCGGGCCATCGTCGCGATCAACAACCCCGACGAGTCGGCGAACGTCATCACCTACGTCCCCGGCACCGGCGCCGACCTGTCCAAGATCGACGGCGACCTCGTGCGCGCCGACCGGATGGCCGCCGACGCCAACCAGCTCGACCCGACCCGGCAGACCAGCGCCGTCCTGTGGCTCGGCTACGACGCCCCCGACAGCATCGTCCCCGACGCGATGAACCCCGGATACGCCGAGAACGCCGCCGGCGGGCTGTCGCGGTTCCAGGACGGGCTGCGGATCACCCACGAGGGCGAGCCCTCGCACAACTCGATCATCGGGCACTCGTACGGGTCGACGACCGTCGGCATCGCCGGACGCGACCAGGGCCTCGCCGTCGACGACATGATCTTCGTCGGCAGCCCCGGCGTCGGCGTCGACAACGCGGGCGACCTCGGCATCAGCAGCGACCACGTCTGGTCCACCACCGCCGCCAACGACCCCATCCAGTACGCCGTCGTGCCCCACCCGCTCGCCCCGATCCCCAGCGTCATCGTCAACGAGGCCCGCGGCGAACTGATCCACGGCCTCAACCCCAGCCGCGACGAGTTCGGCGCCCACGTCTTCACCTCCGACCCGGGCACACCGCTGATCACGACCAAGCACGTCTCGGTGCAGGTGCCGCTGCTGCCGGTCCCGCCCAACCCGGTGTGGAGCGGCCCGACGGTCGAGGTCGGAACCGACGTGCCCGTCGGGGTGGACCCGCACGCGCACAGCGAATACTGGGACTCCCGCAACGAGTCACGCAGCAACATCGCCCGGATCGCGACGGGGAACTATGACGAGGTCCGGTAG
- a CDS encoding aminoglycoside phosphotransferase family protein, whose product MRPDEIEITAELVRDLVRDQHPDLADLPVVLGARGWDNQLWRLGDDLAVRLPWATPDADTLLRKEFDLVPVLAPRLPLAVPVPQRIGVPSGRFPRTWIITTWVPGTPADRAPVTRAADAAESLAAFLTALHQPAPDGAPAGRHRGGPLADRAQGFTGMLDAAVGLGLVDDPDAARAVWDDAVTAPAWIGPAMWIHADLHPANVLTADGTLCGVIDFGDLCAGDPACDLAAAWILLPDGALDRFHAAYRPTPDAAVLRRARGWALGRALAGILIGDAGVHGRPGGKATWGPPALASLQRLTAARD is encoded by the coding sequence ATGCGCCCCGACGAGATCGAGATCACCGCGGAACTGGTCCGGGACCTGGTCCGCGACCAGCACCCCGACCTCGCCGATCTGCCGGTCGTCCTGGGCGCGCGGGGCTGGGACAACCAGCTGTGGCGCCTCGGCGACGACCTCGCCGTCCGGCTGCCCTGGGCGACCCCGGACGCGGACACGCTGCTGCGCAAGGAGTTCGACCTGGTGCCGGTGCTGGCGCCGCGGCTGCCGCTGGCCGTCCCCGTCCCGCAGCGGATCGGCGTACCGTCCGGGCGGTTTCCCCGGACCTGGATCATCACCACCTGGGTGCCCGGCACCCCCGCCGACCGCGCCCCGGTCACGCGGGCGGCGGACGCGGCCGAGTCACTCGCCGCCTTCCTGACCGCGCTGCATCAGCCCGCCCCGGACGGTGCGCCCGCGGGACGGCACCGCGGCGGCCCGCTCGCCGACCGGGCGCAGGGGTTCACCGGGATGCTCGACGCCGCCGTCGGGCTCGGGCTGGTCGACGACCCGGACGCCGCCCGCGCCGTCTGGGACGACGCGGTCACCGCGCCCGCCTGGATCGGGCCGGCGATGTGGATCCACGCCGACCTGCACCCGGCGAACGTCCTCACCGCCGACGGGACGCTCTGCGGTGTGATCGACTTCGGGGACCTCTGCGCGGGCGACCCGGCCTGCGACCTCGCCGCCGCGTGGATCCTGCTGCCCGACGGCGCCCTCGACCGATTCCACGCCGCCTACCGGCCGACCCCGGACGCGGCGGTCCTGCGCCGGGCCCGCGGCTGGGCGCTGGGACGCGCCCTCGCCGGGATCCTCATCGGCGACGCCGGTGTCCACGGCCGCCCCGGCGGCAAGGCCACCTGGGGCCCGCCGGCCCTCGCCTCGCTGCAACGCCTCACCGCCGCCCGCGACTAA
- a CDS encoding GNAT family N-acetyltransferase — protein MTVTLRSPRPDEADELTELILRSKAHWGYDQDFIDLIRADMAVDLDSPRLRLATVAEVDGRPAAMMLLLDGPPSLLLDSLFVEPWAIGTGLGTMLFRLAVDHARMIGCTEIRLASDPHAEGFYLRLGAVRVGENISPTTGVAHPRLILAL, from the coding sequence ATGACCGTGACCCTGCGCAGCCCCCGCCCCGACGAGGCCGATGAGCTCACCGAACTCATCCTGCGCTCCAAGGCCCACTGGGGTTACGACCAGGACTTCATCGACCTGATCCGGGCCGACATGGCCGTCGACCTCGACTCGCCCCGGCTGCGGCTCGCCACGGTCGCCGAGGTCGACGGCCGCCCCGCCGCCATGATGCTCCTGCTCGACGGTCCGCCCAGCCTGCTGCTCGACTCGCTGTTCGTCGAGCCGTGGGCCATCGGCACGGGCCTGGGCACGATGCTGTTCCGGCTCGCCGTCGACCACGCCCGGATGATCGGCTGCACCGAGATCCGGCTCGCCTCCGATCCCCACGCCGAGGGGTTCTACCTGCGCCTGGGCGCGGTCCGCGTCGGCGAGAACATCTCCCCCACCACCGGCGTGGCCCACCCCCGCCTGATCCTGGCCCTCTGA
- a CDS encoding M4 family metallopeptidase: protein MRRTLAAAGGTLLIAAMLTSVATSSASGASIAPDRSASAISAATQALQQHGSAVKAATGDAYAAGRAVTDADGSAHVRYTRTHQGLRVYGGDFVIHTAPGGAFTGASSGLQAPLALSTTPKVAAADATATARKAFTGTITGVAAQELFIDASTGTGRLAWETTVAGWARDGVTPSKLHVITDALTGDLVGSFDEVETVIGTGNSMYSGTVAIDTTLTTPPNTYSLIDPSHGNNRTCSMGGGTGACTTMTDTPDNVWGNGLPSNPQTAGVDAHFGSAKTYDYFKNVHGRCGIFGACAGVTSRVHYSTNYVNAFWDGTQMTYGDGSGNVKPLTSLDVAGHEMSHGVTEALAGLVYSGESGGLNEATSDIFGNMVEFYAGVAADPGDYNVGEKIDIFGTGQPLRYMYNPPLDGSSHGCWSTSTNSVDVHYSSGVGNHFFFNLANGTGATPYGTSPICAGAPAVVGIGRNKAENIWYRALDVYFTSTTKYINTATPANTARAYTLQAAKDLYGNCSVEHKAVNAAWAAVNVPGSDGCSGPVAGSLLWLRADLGVTTSAGKVSAWADQSGTAHHATMVTAARQPTLVTGALNGLPVVRFGGAQSLNLANIAPTAFTIFVVGKNSLAAESFSMILGPGGSNPNNQLRWENGTQALVYGSNGLGTTTATIGNTRVYHDLIIRYDGATIRVYRDNALISSTAVSGASAWNINQIGAYYSSYFMTGDLAEIVAYSSALSDADRTTTANYLKTKYALP, encoded by the coding sequence GTGAGACGAACCCTCGCGGCCGCCGGCGGCACGCTGCTCATCGCAGCGATGCTGACCTCGGTAGCCACCTCCAGCGCGTCGGGTGCCTCGATCGCGCCGGACCGTTCCGCCAGCGCGATCAGCGCCGCCACCCAGGCGCTGCAGCAGCACGGATCAGCGGTCAAGGCCGCCACCGGCGACGCGTACGCGGCCGGTCGGGCCGTCACCGACGCCGACGGCTCCGCGCACGTCCGCTACACGCGTACCCACCAGGGGTTGCGGGTCTACGGCGGTGACTTCGTCATCCACACCGCACCGGGCGGCGCGTTCACCGGCGCGTCCAGCGGCCTGCAGGCGCCGCTGGCGCTGAGCACCACCCCGAAGGTCGCCGCGGCCGACGCGACCGCGACCGCCCGCAAAGCCTTCACCGGTACGATCACCGGCGTCGCCGCGCAGGAGCTCTTCATCGACGCCAGCACCGGCACCGGGCGCCTGGCCTGGGAGACCACCGTCGCCGGCTGGGCCCGCGACGGCGTCACCCCGTCGAAGCTGCACGTCATCACCGACGCCCTCACCGGCGACCTGGTCGGCTCGTTCGACGAGGTCGAGACCGTGATCGGCACCGGCAACTCGATGTACTCCGGCACCGTCGCGATCGACACGACGCTCACGACCCCGCCGAACACCTACTCGCTCATCGACCCGTCGCACGGCAACAACCGCACCTGCTCCATGGGCGGCGGCACCGGCGCCTGCACCACGATGACCGACACCCCCGACAACGTGTGGGGCAACGGCCTGCCGTCGAACCCGCAGACCGCGGGCGTCGACGCGCACTTCGGCTCGGCGAAGACCTACGACTACTTCAAGAACGTCCACGGCCGCTGCGGCATCTTCGGCGCCTGCGCCGGGGTCACCTCCCGGGTGCACTACAGCACCAACTACGTCAACGCGTTCTGGGACGGCACCCAGATGACCTACGGCGACGGCTCGGGCAACGTCAAGCCGCTGACCTCGCTCGACGTCGCCGGGCACGAGATGAGCCACGGCGTGACCGAGGCGCTCGCGGGCCTGGTCTACTCCGGCGAGTCCGGCGGCCTCAACGAGGCCACCAGCGACATCTTCGGCAACATGGTCGAGTTCTACGCCGGTGTCGCCGCCGACCCGGGCGACTACAACGTCGGCGAGAAGATCGACATCTTCGGCACCGGCCAGCCGCTGCGCTACATGTACAACCCGCCGCTGGACGGGTCCTCGCACGGCTGCTGGTCGACGAGCACCAACAGCGTCGACGTGCACTACTCGTCGGGCGTGGGCAACCACTTCTTCTTCAACCTCGCCAACGGCACCGGCGCCACCCCGTACGGCACGTCGCCGATCTGCGCGGGCGCACCGGCGGTCGTCGGCATCGGCCGCAACAAGGCCGAGAACATCTGGTACCGGGCGCTGGACGTCTACTTCACCTCGACCACGAAGTACATCAACACCGCGACGCCGGCCAACACCGCCCGCGCGTACACCCTGCAGGCCGCGAAGGACCTCTACGGCAACTGCTCGGTGGAGCACAAGGCCGTCAACGCCGCCTGGGCCGCGGTCAACGTGCCCGGCTCCGACGGCTGCAGCGGACCCGTCGCGGGCTCGCTGCTGTGGCTGCGCGCCGACCTCGGCGTCACCACCTCCGCCGGGAAGGTCAGCGCCTGGGCCGACCAGTCCGGCACCGCGCACCACGCGACGATGGTGACCGCCGCCCGGCAGCCCACCCTCGTCACCGGCGCGCTCAACGGCCTGCCGGTCGTGCGCTTCGGCGGCGCCCAGTCGCTGAACCTGGCCAACATCGCCCCGACCGCGTTCACGATCTTCGTGGTGGGCAAGAACAGCCTCGCCGCGGAGAGCTTCAGCATGATCCTGGGCCCGGGCGGCAGCAACCCCAACAACCAGCTGCGCTGGGAGAACGGCACCCAGGCGCTCGTCTACGGCAGCAACGGCCTGGGGACCACGACCGCGACGATCGGCAACACCCGGGTCTACCACGACCTGATCATCCGCTACGACGGCGCGACGATCCGGGTCTACCGCGACAACGCGCTGATCTCGTCGACGGCCGTCTCGGGCGCCTCCGCCTGGAACATCAACCAGATCGGCGCCTACTACTCGTCGTACTTCATGACCGGCGACCTGGCCGAGATCGTGGCCTACTCGTCGGCGCTGTCGGACGCCGACCGCACCACCACGGCGAACTACCTCAAGACGAAGTACGCCCTGCCGTGA
- a CDS encoding M4 family metallopeptidase: protein MRRTLASIGAALLVAGLLTSTTTAPAAGAPPSPVAAAAKALQQHGPAVQAATGDAFAAGRSVVDADGGGHVRFTRTHRGLAVRGGDVVVHTAPGGAFESATSGLAAPLAVPTVTPAVPAADAAATARKAFAGQITSTGTPTLLIDATTGPGRLAWETVVRGMTLDKQTPSVLHVVTDAGSGTVIEAWDEIETVLGTGNTFYAGTVPLDTTFTTSYAMIDPSHGNNRTCTMNHGTSACITFTDADNIWGNGTLADQATVGADAHFTAAVTYDYFKNVHGRAGITGSGAGIVSRVHYGSNFNNAFWDGTQITYGDGIGNAKPFTSLDVGGHEIGHGYTNALVALTYTGESGGINEASSDIWGTAVEFTAAAPGDPGDYLIGEEIDMLGTGEPVRYMFDPALDGVAHSCWSPATAGAGNHAAAGVGDHFFFDLAEGTGFTPYGYSPVCGTAAPVIGIGRAKAEKIWYRALNLYFVSNTTYAGARVGTLAATADLYGRCSAEYRTVHAAWNAVNVLADDPCAAPATGSMLWLRADAGVATSGGLVTNWLDQSGTAHHASQAVAALQPTLVAGVVNGKPVVRFGGAQSLNLTTVNPTRFTVFVVGKNSRTASTPPGAILGGIGANPNNQLRWENPTQSGVLGTGNGIPLTVTTVGSTGAFHALSVRYDGATLRVYRDGVLKSSTAVVSTGPWLLNNIGSYLATNYLLGDVAEILVYPSALTEGNRSTTNNYLRLKYALP from the coding sequence ATGAGGCGAACCCTCGCGTCCATCGGCGCGGCCCTGCTCGTCGCGGGACTGCTGACGTCGACCACCACCGCACCCGCCGCCGGTGCGCCGCCGTCGCCGGTCGCCGCCGCCGCGAAAGCCCTGCAACAGCACGGACCGGCGGTGCAGGCCGCCACGGGAGACGCCTTCGCCGCCGGGCGCTCCGTCGTCGACGCCGACGGCGGCGGGCACGTCCGCTTCACGCGTACCCACCGGGGGTTGGCGGTGCGCGGCGGCGACGTCGTCGTCCACACCGCGCCCGGCGGCGCCTTCGAGAGCGCGACCAGCGGGCTCGCCGCGCCGCTCGCCGTGCCCACCGTCACCCCCGCGGTGCCCGCCGCGGACGCGGCCGCGACCGCGCGCAAGGCCTTCGCCGGCCAGATCACCTCGACCGGTACGCCGACACTGCTCATCGACGCCACCACCGGACCGGGGCGCCTGGCCTGGGAGACCGTCGTGCGCGGCATGACCCTGGACAAGCAGACCCCGTCGGTGCTGCACGTCGTGACCGACGCCGGCAGCGGCACCGTCATCGAGGCCTGGGACGAGATCGAGACCGTGCTCGGCACCGGCAACACCTTCTACGCCGGGACCGTGCCGCTGGACACCACCTTCACCACCAGCTACGCCATGATCGACCCGTCGCACGGCAACAACCGCACCTGCACCATGAACCACGGCACCTCCGCCTGCATCACCTTCACCGACGCCGACAACATCTGGGGCAACGGCACCCTCGCCGACCAGGCCACCGTCGGCGCCGACGCGCACTTCACCGCCGCCGTCACCTACGACTACTTCAAGAACGTCCACGGCCGGGCCGGGATCACCGGGTCCGGGGCCGGGATCGTGTCGCGGGTGCACTACGGCAGCAACTTCAACAACGCGTTCTGGGACGGCACCCAGATCACCTACGGCGACGGCATCGGCAACGCCAAGCCGTTCACCAGCCTCGACGTCGGCGGCCACGAGATCGGCCACGGCTACACCAACGCCCTCGTCGCGCTCACCTACACCGGCGAGTCCGGCGGCATCAACGAGGCGAGCAGCGACATCTGGGGCACCGCCGTCGAGTTCACCGCCGCGGCACCCGGCGACCCCGGCGACTACCTCATCGGCGAGGAGATCGACATGCTTGGCACCGGGGAACCGGTGCGCTACATGTTCGACCCGGCGCTCGACGGCGTCGCGCACTCCTGCTGGTCCCCGGCGACGGCCGGAGCGGGCAACCACGCCGCGGCCGGGGTCGGCGACCACTTCTTCTTCGACCTCGCCGAGGGCACCGGGTTCACCCCGTACGGGTACTCGCCCGTCTGCGGCACCGCGGCACCGGTCATCGGCATCGGCCGCGCCAAGGCCGAGAAGATCTGGTACCGGGCCCTGAACCTCTACTTCGTGTCGAACACCACCTACGCCGGCGCCCGCGTCGGCACCCTCGCCGCCACCGCCGACCTCTACGGCCGGTGCTCGGCCGAGTACCGCACCGTGCACGCCGCGTGGAACGCCGTCAACGTGCTCGCCGACGACCCGTGCGCGGCCCCGGCCACCGGCAGCATGCTGTGGCTGCGCGCCGACGCCGGCGTCGCCACCAGCGGCGGCCTGGTGACGAACTGGCTCGACCAGTCCGGCACCGCGCACCACGCCAGCCAGGCCGTGGCCGCGCTGCAGCCGACCCTCGTCGCGGGCGTCGTCAACGGCAAACCGGTCGTCCGCTTCGGCGGCGCCCAGTCGCTGAACCTCACCACCGTCAACCCGACGAGGTTCACCGTCTTCGTCGTCGGCAAGAACAGCCGCACCGCCTCGACACCGCCGGGTGCCATCCTCGGCGGGATCGGCGCCAACCCCAACAACCAGCTCCGCTGGGAGAACCCCACCCAGTCCGGGGTCCTCGGCACCGGCAACGGGATCCCGCTGACCGTCACGACCGTCGGGAGCACCGGGGCGTTCCACGCGCTGTCGGTGCGCTATGACGGCGCCACGCTGCGGGTCTACCGCGACGGGGTGCTGAAGTCGTCGACCGCGGTCGTCTCCACGGGGCCGTGGCTGCTCAACAACATCGGCTCCTACCTCGCCACGAACTACCTCCTCGGGGACGTCGCGGAGATCCTCGTCTACCCGAGCGCGCTGACCGAGGGCAACCGGTCCACGACCAACAACTACCTGCGCCTCAAGTACGCCCTGCCGTAG
- a CDS encoding dienelactone hydrolase family protein, which produces MTMVDIPTADGVADAYLAQPDGDGPHPGVLLLVDAFGLRPRIEEMADRIAARGYTVIAPNVFYRKGRSPLIPGLPELMKQENREQLMAAIGAIMPSLTPELAMRDIGSYLDYLDTIAPGPAALTGYCMGGRNALIAAATYPDRIAAVGSCHAGRTVTDAEDSPHRGAGRITAELYFGHADNDGSMTPEQIKTLEATLDDAGVRYTSELYEGAAHGYTMTDTAAYDAEGERRHWESLFALLGRTFPTA; this is translated from the coding sequence ATGACCATGGTCGACATCCCCACCGCCGACGGCGTCGCCGACGCCTACCTCGCCCAGCCCGACGGCGACGGGCCGCACCCCGGCGTGCTGCTGCTCGTGGACGCGTTCGGGCTGCGCCCGCGCATCGAGGAGATGGCCGACCGGATCGCAGCGCGGGGCTACACCGTCATCGCGCCCAACGTCTTCTACCGCAAGGGCCGCTCACCGCTCATCCCCGGCCTGCCGGAGCTGATGAAGCAGGAGAACCGGGAGCAGCTCATGGCCGCGATCGGGGCGATCATGCCGTCGCTCACCCCGGAGCTCGCGATGCGCGACATCGGCTCCTACCTCGACTACCTCGACACGATCGCACCCGGGCCCGCCGCGCTGACCGGCTACTGCATGGGCGGGCGCAACGCGCTCATCGCCGCGGCGACCTACCCGGACCGGATCGCCGCCGTCGGGAGCTGCCACGCCGGGCGCACCGTCACCGACGCCGAGGACAGCCCGCACCGGGGCGCCGGTCGGATCACCGCCGAGCTCTACTTCGGCCACGCCGACAACGACGGTTCGATGACCCCGGAGCAGATCAAGACCCTCGAGGCGACCCTCGACGACGCCGGGGTGCGCTACACCTCCGAGCTCTACGAGGGCGCCGCCCACGGCTACACGATGACCGATACCGCGGCCTACGACGCCGAGGGCGAGCGGCGGCACTGGGAGAGCCTGTTCGCGCTGCTCGGGCGTACCTTCCCGACGGCGTGA